The Sulfitobacter sp. S223 genome has a window encoding:
- a CDS encoding M23 family metallopeptidase — protein MRSGLLTLLSLAVPATAGELSLSSPIDCDLNGPCYIQQYVDHDPSKGASDFACSGLSYDGHKGTDFALPSYDMIDDGVDVLASATGVVAGLRDGIEDVRFSRDRAAALKGRECGNGVVLRHPDGWETQYCHLRQGSVTVVRGQTVQKGDVLGEVGMSGRAEFPHVHLSVRHKGAVIDPFDPDGTITCGAVETDTLWTDLPPYRAGGIVNIGTSGAVPDFSDIRANTVMGPDESSDALVIYAFLFGTQKGDVIHLVLEGPDETVIKKDIQLERSQAQSFRAIGKKRGRKNWPKGDYTGTATLLRQDQIIDSQSLSLSLP, from the coding sequence TCGCCGTGCCAGCCACGGCGGGAGAGTTATCACTTTCATCCCCCATTGATTGTGATCTAAACGGTCCCTGTTACATCCAGCAATACGTGGACCACGACCCGTCCAAAGGCGCGTCGGATTTTGCCTGCTCTGGCCTCAGCTATGACGGCCACAAGGGGACTGATTTCGCTTTACCAAGCTATGATATGATTGATGACGGCGTCGATGTGCTGGCCTCGGCGACCGGCGTTGTTGCAGGTTTGCGCGACGGGATAGAAGACGTTCGTTTTAGCCGCGACCGCGCAGCCGCCCTGAAGGGGCGCGAATGCGGGAACGGGGTCGTGCTGCGCCACCCAGATGGATGGGAAACGCAATATTGCCACCTACGCCAGGGATCGGTCACCGTTGTGCGCGGTCAGACAGTACAGAAAGGGGATGTGCTGGGGGAGGTTGGTATGTCCGGACGGGCAGAATTCCCACATGTCCACTTGTCGGTCCGGCACAAGGGCGCGGTAATCGACCCATTTGATCCCGACGGCACCATCACCTGCGGCGCGGTGGAAACCGATACACTCTGGACAGACCTGCCCCCCTACCGCGCAGGCGGGATCGTTAACATTGGCACCAGCGGTGCGGTCCCGGATTTTTCAGACATTCGCGCCAATACAGTCATGGGTCCCGATGAGAGCAGTGACGCCTTGGTAATTTACGCGTTTCTGTTCGGGACACAAAAAGGCGACGTTATCCATCTGGTGCTTGAGGGTCCCGACGAAACCGTGATTAAAAAAGACATTCAGCTGGAGCGGTCGCAAGCGCAGTCTTTCCGCGCAATTGGCAAGAAACGTGGTAGAAAAAACTGGCCCAAAGGCGATTACACAGGAACTGCAACCCTGCTACGACAGGATCAGATTATCGACAGCCAAAGCCTGTCTCTTTCCCTGCCCTAG